One genomic window of Oncorhynchus tshawytscha isolate Ot180627B unplaced genomic scaffold, Otsh_v2.0 Un_contig_1368_pilon_pilon, whole genome shotgun sequence includes the following:
- the LOC112248071 gene encoding oocyte zinc finger protein XlCOF6.1-like: MEEERAVTEEMEEEERAVNEEVEEERAVNEEEENREVSVPDLEEEEEEVDSITDPGEISNPGSDSEPSSTASGNHKHRQRNSRQKHHHCMDCFTSFYEPEELRRHTCRPRPCTDCRDCFICPTHPKSPNQIHKRKKPHPCGQCAERFQTPSKRHQLIHTGKKSYHCFQCRKRFHRVDTVKAHQRMHTGEKPFHCSVCGKTFGWSIHLKRHQKIHTEEKPFHCSQCGKSFNQLSNLTKHQQTHTREKPFHCSQCGKSFSLSSYLKRHQITHTEEKPFSCDHCGKSFKLEGSLKSHQRMHSGEKPHHCSQCGKSFGQAGDLKRHQRIHSGEKPYHCSQCGKSFSRLNVLKQHQRGHTGENPFHCSQCGKTFSEKGNLKQHQRIHTGEKPYSCDQCGNCFKWKEMLKEHQEVIHSAVPNTDLIMELPSWAATYLTNID, translated from the exons atggaggaggagagagccgtcacagaggagatggaggaggaggagagagcagtcaatgaggaggtggaggaggagagagcagtcaaCGAAGAAGAGGAGAACAGGGAAGTGTCTGTTCCAGAcctagaggaggaagaggaggaagtagATAGTATCACTGACCCAG GAGAGATCTCCAACCCAGGTTCAGACAGTGAGCCCAGTTCCACAGCATCAGGAAACCataaacacagacagaggaactCAAGACAGAAACATCACCACTGCATGGACTGCTTCACTAGTTTCTATGAGCCAGAGGAGTTGAGAAGGCACACTTGTAGGCCAAGACCCTGCACAGACTGCAGAGACTGTTTTATTTGTCCAACTCACCCCAAATCTCCCAATCAGATTCACAAAAGAAAGAAGCCTCACCCGTGTGGTCAATGTGCGGAGAGATTTCAGACCCCAAGCAAGAGGCACCAGCTTATTCACACAGGAAAGAAGTCGTACCACTGCTTTCAGTGTAGGAAGAGGTTCCATCGTGTAGACACCGTAAAGGCTCACCAGAGAatgcacacaggggagaagcctttccactgctccGTGTGTGGGAAGACTTTTGGTTGGTCAATACATTTGAAGAGACACCAGAAAATACATACAGAGGAgaagcctttccactgctcccaatgtgggaagagttttaatCAGTTATCAAATTTAACGAAACACCAACAAACTCACACAAGAGAGAAACCTtttcactgctcccagtgtgggaagagtttcagtcTGTCATCATATCTGAAGAGGCACCAAATAACTCACACAGAAGAGAAACCATTCAGCTGTGATcattgtgggaagagttttaaaTTGGAAGGAAGCCTTAAGAGTCATCAGAGAATGCATAGTGGAGAGAAGCCCCACCACTGCTCCCAATGTGGTAAGAGCTTCGGTCAGGCAGGAGACTTAAAGAGACATCAGAGAATACATAGTGGAGAGAAGCCATACCACTGCTCTCAATGTGGAAAAAGCTTCAGTCGGTTAAATGTCCTAAAGCAACATCAGAGAGGACACACAGGGGAGAATCCTTTCCACTGCTCCCAATGTGGGAAGACCTTCAGCGAGAAAGGAAATCTAAAGcaacaccagagaatacacacggGAGAGAAGCCATACAGCTGTGATCAGTGCGGGAATTGTTTTAAATGGAAAGAAATGCTGAAAGAACATCAAGAAGTAATTCACAGTGCAGTGCCCAACACTGACCTTATAATGGAGCTGCCAAGCTGGGCGGCTACATATCTAACTAATATTGACTGA